The following are encoded together in the Acidicapsa ligni genome:
- a CDS encoding undecaprenyl-diphosphate phosphatase, with translation MSVILGIVEGLTEFLPVSSTAHLRIAEALLHIDLTDAYWKMYTIVIQLGAILALCLLFMGRIIEFIRTFPKGESGNRTILNHPISLTLIAFLFTAIPALLLKKMISKNLESLQVMAMALLIGGIVMWAIDAWTIRHEAGIGDVEEMSLWQAIWIGLCQTLSAVFPGTSRSMSTIAAAQIVGLTRGAALEFSFLISIPTMIAATGYDLYKEVLHHPAVAEATAPLVMNTERWIVLAIGFVVSFIVALGVVEWFLQWVRRHGLVLFAIYRIILAVLLLTLGHKMLGMS, from the coding sequence ATGTCAGTAATTCTGGGCATCGTGGAAGGTCTCACGGAGTTTTTGCCCGTGAGTTCCACCGCGCATCTGCGCATTGCGGAAGCCCTGCTGCACATTGACCTGACCGATGCTTACTGGAAGATGTACACCATCGTGATCCAGTTAGGCGCGATCCTTGCGCTCTGCCTGCTCTTCATGGGCCGGATAATCGAGTTCATCCGCACTTTCCCCAAGGGAGAAAGCGGCAATCGCACCATTCTGAATCACCCCATCTCTCTCACGCTGATTGCGTTCCTCTTCACCGCAATCCCCGCTCTGCTGTTGAAAAAGATGATCAGCAAAAATCTCGAAAGCCTTCAAGTCATGGCCATGGCCCTGCTGATCGGTGGCATCGTGATGTGGGCGATCGATGCGTGGACAATTCGCCACGAAGCCGGCATCGGTGACGTGGAAGAGATGAGCCTGTGGCAGGCAATCTGGATCGGCCTCTGCCAGACACTCTCCGCTGTCTTCCCCGGCACATCGCGATCCATGTCCACCATCGCCGCCGCACAAATCGTGGGCCTGACTCGCGGCGCAGCGCTCGAATTCAGCTTCCTCATCTCCATCCCAACCATGATTGCCGCAACCGGTTACGACCTCTACAAAGAGGTGCTGCATCATCCCGCAGTCGCAGAAGCCACAGCTCCGCTGGTGATGAATACCGAGCGCTGGATCGTGCTGGCCATCGGCTTTGTTGTATCGTTCATCGTGGCTCTCGGCGTCGTCGAGTGGTTCCTGCAATGGGTGCGAAGGCATGGACTTGTCCTCTTCGCGATCTACCGCATCATCCTGGCAGTTCTGCTGCTCACTCTCGGGCACAAGATGCTGGGCATGAGCTAG
- a CDS encoding tetratricopeptide repeat protein — protein MKNTLGFAATIAILIAAPLIAIGADKPQVKPLAGPRATILRETPLYVAPDTTSQKVDRIQEGRELVVAETSGPWVRVFANTDVEEVDERDAPVFGREEAPPPVSGWMQARGIVRDTTEGGDRVLMGEAASMEILAEDARGPRNAGHAARLLYRRLVEFFPTSPLAAEAAWRAADIRWQFEKADVSKRPSAKEREAYLREQLYEDEMKKVIKLYPHSKQADMAAFELIDNKLCGDWQGQEKCPEKESAYYEKFASEYPSGPRTAQALYQATYRQAVLKDMYAADSNDKKSDAAASRAKQIAAQLQSKFPESDYTSRAAALVYKLEQGIAVYGSDRD, from the coding sequence GTGAAAAACACCCTTGGCTTCGCCGCGACTATCGCCATCCTGATCGCAGCTCCCCTGATCGCTATCGGAGCCGATAAGCCTCAGGTGAAGCCACTCGCAGGCCCCAGGGCAACCATCCTGCGCGAAACACCGCTCTACGTCGCCCCGGATACAACATCGCAGAAGGTAGATCGCATCCAGGAGGGCCGCGAACTGGTGGTTGCCGAAACCAGTGGTCCGTGGGTGCGAGTCTTCGCCAACACCGACGTAGAAGAAGTGGATGAGCGCGACGCCCCCGTATTTGGCCGCGAAGAAGCTCCACCCCCCGTATCCGGCTGGATGCAGGCACGCGGCATCGTGCGCGATACCACCGAAGGCGGCGACCGTGTACTGATGGGCGAAGCAGCAAGCATGGAGATTCTGGCCGAAGATGCTCGCGGCCCCCGCAACGCAGGCCACGCCGCACGATTGCTCTACCGCCGCCTGGTGGAGTTCTTCCCCACCTCTCCGCTGGCCGCCGAAGCAGCATGGCGCGCTGCCGATATTCGCTGGCAGTTTGAGAAAGCCGATGTCTCCAAACGCCCATCCGCCAAAGAGCGCGAGGCCTATCTTCGCGAGCAGCTCTACGAAGATGAAATGAAAAAAGTCATCAAGCTTTACCCTCACTCAAAACAGGCGGATATGGCTGCCTTTGAGTTGATCGACAACAAGCTCTGCGGAGACTGGCAAGGCCAGGAAAAGTGCCCGGAGAAAGAATCGGCGTATTACGAAAAATTTGCGTCCGAGTATCCCAGCGGACCGCGCACTGCCCAGGCGCTCTATCAGGCAACGTATCGCCAGGCAGTTCTGAAAGATATGTACGCCGCAGACAGCAACGATAAAAAGAGCGATGCAGCCGCCAGTCGCGCCAAACAGATAGCGGCGCAATTACAGTCCAAGTTCCCTGAGTCGGACTACACCAGCCGCGCCGCAGCCCTTGTATATAAGCTGGAACAGGGCATCGCAGTCTACGGTTCAGACCGCGATTGA
- a CDS encoding threonine ammonia-lyase, whose translation MSPSVVTSALVSIEAIREAAARISGVAIKTPLIRAPFPGIVGKVWLKAESLQPIGSFKLRGAANRILQLTQEEIQRGVITFSSGNHAQGVAYAAREVGARAFIIMPSNAPAIKRAATLALGAEVVEVGVASSERLAKSEELVAKHGYIVIPPYDDEAIIAGQATCGLEIAEELPEVDLVLSPVSGGGLLSGVATAIRHLCPNALVVGVEPELAGDACESFRKGEIVTWPAELTSRTIADGLRTQSLGVRNFAHIQAFVDRIITVTEAEIRAAMRAIVATTRLVPEPSGAVTTAALLFHAHELPPYRNAVAILSGGNVAPEMLSEALLEHP comes from the coding sequence ATGTCCCCTTCCGTTGTAACTTCAGCATTAGTTTCCATCGAAGCCATACGTGAGGCCGCCGCCCGCATCTCCGGCGTCGCCATTAAAACTCCGCTGATTCGCGCGCCGTTTCCCGGCATCGTCGGCAAAGTCTGGCTCAAAGCCGAGAGCCTGCAACCCATCGGCAGCTTCAAACTGCGCGGCGCAGCCAACAGGATCCTCCAACTCACGCAGGAAGAAATCCAACGCGGCGTCATCACCTTCTCCAGCGGCAACCACGCACAAGGCGTAGCCTACGCAGCCCGCGAAGTCGGCGCAAGAGCATTCATCATCATGCCCTCGAACGCCCCGGCGATCAAGCGCGCCGCAACTCTCGCCCTCGGTGCCGAGGTCGTCGAAGTCGGCGTAGCCTCCAGCGAACGGCTGGCCAAATCAGAAGAACTCGTAGCCAAACATGGCTACATCGTCATCCCTCCCTACGATGACGAAGCGATCATCGCCGGGCAAGCCACCTGCGGGCTTGAGATTGCGGAAGAGTTGCCCGAAGTTGACCTCGTCCTAAGCCCTGTAAGCGGCGGCGGCCTGCTGAGCGGCGTAGCCACAGCCATCCGGCACTTATGCCCGAATGCGCTCGTTGTAGGCGTCGAGCCCGAACTCGCAGGAGACGCATGCGAAAGCTTCCGCAAAGGTGAGATCGTAACCTGGCCGGCAGAACTCACCAGCCGCACCATCGCCGATGGCCTGCGCACCCAGAGTCTGGGTGTGCGCAACTTCGCTCATATCCAGGCTTTCGTCGATCGCATCATCACCGTTACCGAAGCCGAGATTCGCGCCGCAATGCGAGCAATCGTCGCCACCACACGGCTCGTCCCGGAACCCAGCGGCGCAGTAACGACAGCCGCACTGCTATTCCACGCCCACGAACTGCCCCCATACCGGAACGCAGTAGCCATCCTAAGCGGCGGCAACGTAGCCCCCGAAATGCTCTCCGAAGCACTACTCGAACACCCCTGA
- a CDS encoding ribonuclease J, which yields MQTKKLKIIPLGGLGEFGMNCMALRWEDDIIVIDAGLMFPESELLGVDVVVPDISYLIENRAHVRGILLTHGHEDHIGGLPWILSELKVPVYGTEFTLAYVDGKLEEHKLTDQIELIEIQPKQKFVIGPFTIEPIRVTHSLVDCVALAIDTPVGVIIHTGDFKIDLSPPDGKPFDLHTFAEYGKRGVLALLQDSTNVERPGYTPSEWSVKPRLDEIFSRTRKKLFFSCFSSSIYRIRIAFELAKAHGRKVAVIGRSMNESTEIAQDLGYLEIPPGLIIHPGQMKDFPSEKLLVMISGTQGEPMSALSRAAVDTHKQARIESGDTVVLSSRVIPGNEKSIFRVIDHLSRRDANVIYDDGSQGLIHVSGHGSQEEMRLLINLVRPKFFIPVHGDYRYLRKHAQVATETGAIGQAIVIEDGDVLELDNNTARKNGKVTAGRVLIDSGSSIDVVEDLVIKDRRTLSEDGIVLAVLAINKHTGQVERAPEVVMRGFAGADITEPAREVVLRSLDGLSAEEKSDYGMVKEKVRVELKRFIQKTTGRRPLVMPVVMEI from the coding sequence ATGCAAACGAAAAAACTGAAAATCATCCCCTTGGGCGGCCTTGGCGAGTTCGGAATGAACTGCATGGCGCTCCGTTGGGAAGACGACATTATCGTCATTGATGCCGGCCTTATGTTTCCGGAATCAGAGTTGCTTGGCGTTGACGTTGTCGTCCCTGATATTTCTTACCTGATTGAAAATAGAGCGCATGTACGCGGAATTCTGCTCACCCACGGGCATGAAGACCACATCGGCGGCCTGCCCTGGATCCTGAGCGAACTGAAGGTTCCTGTCTATGGCACCGAGTTCACTCTGGCATACGTGGACGGCAAGCTCGAAGAGCACAAGCTCACCGACCAGATCGAACTGATCGAGATCCAGCCCAAGCAGAAGTTCGTCATCGGGCCATTTACGATCGAGCCGATTCGCGTAACCCACTCACTTGTGGACTGCGTCGCACTGGCCATCGATACTCCTGTCGGCGTAATCATTCATACCGGCGACTTCAAGATCGACCTGTCGCCGCCAGACGGCAAGCCTTTTGATCTGCATACCTTTGCCGAATACGGCAAGCGCGGCGTACTGGCCCTGTTGCAGGACTCCACCAACGTCGAGCGCCCCGGCTACACGCCCAGCGAATGGTCTGTGAAGCCTCGGCTGGATGAGATTTTCTCCCGCACCAGGAAGAAGCTTTTCTTCAGCTGCTTCTCCTCGTCGATCTACCGCATTCGTATCGCGTTTGAACTGGCAAAGGCGCATGGCCGCAAGGTCGCAGTCATCGGCCGCTCAATGAACGAGAGCACCGAGATTGCGCAGGACCTGGGCTATCTCGAAATCCCGCCAGGCCTGATCATTCACCCCGGGCAGATGAAAGACTTCCCTTCCGAAAAGCTGCTCGTCATGATCAGCGGTACGCAAGGCGAACCCATGAGCGCCCTGAGCCGTGCTGCAGTCGATACACACAAGCAGGCGCGCATTGAATCGGGCGACACCGTCGTGCTCAGTTCACGCGTGATTCCCGGCAACGAAAAGAGCATCTTCCGCGTCATCGATCACCTGAGCCGCCGCGATGCAAACGTCATTTACGACGACGGTTCCCAGGGACTGATCCACGTAAGCGGCCACGGCAGTCAGGAAGAGATGCGGCTGCTGATCAATCTCGTTCGGCCCAAGTTCTTCATCCCCGTGCATGGCGATTATCGTTACTTACGCAAGCACGCCCAGGTAGCCACGGAGACCGGCGCAATCGGCCAGGCCATCGTGATCGAGGACGGAGACGTACTCGAACTGGACAACAACACCGCGCGCAAGAACGGCAAAGTCACCGCTGGACGTGTATTGATCGACTCCGGATCAAGCATCGACGTGGTCGAAGATCTGGTAATCAAAGATCGTCGCACCCTGTCTGAAGACGGCATCGTACTCGCAGTTCTGGCGATCAATAAACATACCGGCCAGGTGGAACGCGCTCCAGAAGTCGTAATGCGTGGCTTCGCCGGCGCGGATATCACCGAACCAGCACGCGAAGTAGTCCTGCGTAGCCTTGACGGCCTGAGCGCTGAAGAAAAAAGCGACTACGGCATGGTCAAAGAAAAGGTCCGCGTAGAACTGAAACGGTTTATCCAAAAAACAACAGGCCGCCGCCCCCTTGTGATGCCCGTAGTGATGGAAATCTAG
- a CDS encoding 2,3,4,5-tetrahydropyridine-2,6-dicarboxylate N-succinyltransferase — MTVHPLQQPIEQFFANPAAATDPITRPEALKTFLQLRAALEAGELRSAEPDAASASGWRVNAWVKQGILLGFRVGVLAELPGLGLSFVDKDTYPARRFTPADGVRVVAGGSSIRAGAFVARSVICVPPMYINTGAYVDEGTLVDSHALVGSCAQIGKRVHLSAAAQIGGVLEPVNATPVIIEDDVLVGGNSGVYEGTIVRKGAVLAAGTILTRGTPVFDLVKGEILRATPELPLIIPEGAVVVPGSRAVSRGKGAEWGLSLYAPVIVKYRDEKTDLSTALEDLLR, encoded by the coding sequence ATGACCGTACATCCACTTCAGCAACCAATTGAGCAGTTCTTCGCGAACCCTGCTGCCGCCACAGACCCTATAACCCGTCCGGAAGCCCTCAAAACATTTCTTCAATTGCGAGCCGCGCTCGAAGCGGGAGAATTGCGCTCCGCCGAGCCCGATGCCGCCTCCGCCTCAGGCTGGCGCGTCAACGCGTGGGTCAAGCAGGGCATTCTGCTCGGCTTTCGCGTCGGCGTTTTGGCCGAACTGCCAGGCCTCGGCCTTTCCTTTGTCGATAAGGATACTTATCCCGCTCGCCGCTTCACCCCTGCCGACGGAGTACGCGTCGTTGCCGGTGGCTCCAGCATCCGCGCCGGAGCATTCGTTGCGCGCTCCGTCATCTGCGTTCCTCCCATGTACATCAACACCGGAGCATACGTAGACGAAGGCACTCTCGTCGATTCGCACGCACTGGTTGGCTCATGCGCGCAGATTGGGAAACGCGTTCACCTCAGCGCCGCAGCCCAGATCGGCGGCGTACTTGAGCCGGTAAACGCAACTCCCGTGATCATCGAAGATGACGTGCTCGTCGGCGGCAACTCCGGCGTATACGAAGGCACCATCGTGCGCAAGGGAGCAGTCCTGGCCGCCGGAACCATCCTGACCCGTGGCACTCCTGTATTTGACTTGGTAAAAGGCGAGATCCTGCGCGCCACTCCAGAACTGCCATTGATCATTCCCGAGGGCGCCGTCGTCGTTCCAGGCTCACGCGCCGTGAGCCGCGGCAAAGGCGCCGAATGGGGCCTCAGCCTCTACGCCCCGGTGATCGTAAAGTATCGCGACGAAAAAACCGACCTCAGCACCGCCCTCGAAGACCTGCTGCGCTGA
- the dapA gene encoding 4-hydroxy-tetrahydrodipicolinate synthase: METTGCGTAIVTPFRADGSIDDRALCALVNWQIDSGIDFLMACGSTGEAATLEDEEWLDVIQIVISAAAGRVPVWAGCTHNSTRSLVKKAEKLARIRGVDAILSANPYYNRPSQDGQYQHFLALANAVHPIPVVLYNVPGRTGVNLEPATVVHLAETAANIQAVKEASGQLSQVAALVHTVPQGFKIFSGDDNLALAAIGIGAHGLASVASNEAPTEITRMVRAALRNDWHLARAIDRKYARLFEANFWESNPGPVKSVLNLMGRCESTVRLPLVEPTRATRQRLERLAGELGLLRDAPLPEGDMRMF, translated from the coding sequence ATGGAAACTACAGGTTGCGGTACGGCAATAGTGACGCCCTTTCGGGCCGATGGATCGATCGACGATCGTGCGCTCTGCGCGCTGGTGAACTGGCAGATTGATTCCGGCATCGATTTCCTCATGGCTTGCGGCTCGACCGGCGAGGCAGCAACCCTCGAAGACGAGGAATGGCTGGACGTCATACAAATCGTGATCTCAGCAGCAGCCGGCCGGGTTCCCGTCTGGGCTGGATGCACCCACAACTCCACCCGCTCCCTGGTCAAGAAGGCAGAAAAACTCGCGCGCATTCGTGGCGTCGACGCTATCCTCTCCGCGAATCCGTACTACAATCGCCCCTCGCAGGACGGCCAGTATCAGCACTTCCTCGCCCTCGCGAACGCTGTTCATCCCATACCCGTGGTTCTGTACAACGTTCCCGGCCGCACCGGCGTCAATCTTGAACCGGCAACGGTAGTCCACCTTGCCGAGACAGCAGCAAACATCCAGGCGGTAAAAGAGGCCAGTGGACAGCTATCCCAGGTAGCGGCTCTCGTCCACACCGTGCCCCAGGGATTCAAGATCTTCAGCGGAGACGACAATCTGGCTCTTGCAGCCATCGGTATCGGCGCGCATGGCCTGGCCAGCGTGGCCTCCAACGAAGCGCCCACCGAGATAACGCGCATGGTCCGCGCAGCCCTGCGCAACGACTGGCATCTCGCCCGGGCAATTGATCGCAAGTACGCCCGTCTCTTCGAAGCCAACTTCTGGGAGTCTAATCCCGGACCGGTGAAGTCCGTGTTGAACCTGATGGGGCGCTGCGAATCCACCGTTCGCCTGCCCCTCGTAGAGCCGACAAGAGCTACCCGCCAGCGTCTGGAGCGGCTTGCAGGAGAGTTAGGTCTCTTGCGCGATGCCCCGTTGCCCGAAGGCGATATGCGAATGTTCTAG
- a CDS encoding class I SAM-dependent methyltransferase, translated as MGRKRLLPGLTIKDGFTRHPFDVEHGVQTSGLVSGRHLGTGHAHDRHSTAYYGIAPSVFRELCARWRSTSLVAPSQDYTFIDFGAGMGRAMLLAARMPFREVIGVELNPVLAATAQKNIDKWNLSARARCPMRIVCQDAIEFEFPATPCLAYMFNPFREPVIKSLIRHMESSFARRPGQLDVLYANHEFADLFEKNQRWARLWAGPIPLSAEDDAADREILNNQPDGEYEASSEEPSSIFRLTGQHKEAKRL; from the coding sequence ATGGGACGCAAGCGGCTCCTGCCTGGACTAACGATCAAGGATGGCTTCACTCGTCATCCCTTTGACGTTGAACATGGCGTTCAGACCAGTGGCCTCGTCAGCGGACGCCACCTCGGAACCGGGCACGCTCACGACCGGCACAGCACCGCATATTACGGCATAGCTCCCTCGGTTTTTCGAGAATTGTGCGCGCGCTGGCGATCCACCTCTCTCGTTGCCCCGTCGCAGGACTACACATTCATCGACTTCGGCGCAGGCATGGGGCGAGCCATGCTGCTGGCGGCGCGAATGCCTTTTCGAGAAGTTATCGGCGTCGAACTCAATCCCGTTCTGGCTGCAACCGCCCAGAAAAATATCGACAAATGGAATCTCTCCGCGCGGGCTCGCTGCCCGATGCGCATTGTCTGCCAGGACGCCATCGAGTTCGAGTTCCCTGCCACTCCCTGCCTGGCGTACATGTTCAATCCCTTTCGCGAGCCCGTGATCAAATCCCTCATCCGGCATATGGAAAGCAGCTTCGCCCGAAGACCCGGCCAACTGGACGTGCTCTACGCGAACCATGAATTCGCAGACCTGTTCGAGAAAAATCAGCGCTGGGCAAGACTGTGGGCTGGCCCCATTCCGCTATCCGCCGAGGATGATGCAGCCGACCGGGAAATCCTCAATAACCAGCCGGACGGCGAATACGAGGCTTCTTCCGAGGAACCCAGTTCGATCTTTCGCCTCACCGGCCAACATAAAGAAGCCAAACGCCTTTGA
- the dapB gene encoding 4-hydroxy-tetrahydrodipicolinate reductase, which translates to MLLLVLGKGKTGSLVAQIARERGHSVRVLDYRENHGASALTAPTLANIDVVLDFTTPDAAVENIRACLALGARVVVGTTGWYAQLGEMKALAFRRDGALLYGTNYSIGVQKLFKLTAELAKLQGYTFDIAEIHHTTKLDSPSGTAITLREIIQTAQPDAKVEITSKREGDATGLHTVTARSENDLVELRHDSFSRRGFAEGAVLAAEWLHDKNGVWEFREVVDKILGDKL; encoded by the coding sequence ATGTTGCTGCTCGTTCTAGGCAAAGGCAAGACAGGTAGCCTCGTAGCGCAAATAGCGAGAGAGCGCGGCCACTCCGTGCGCGTACTGGACTATCGCGAAAACCACGGCGCAAGCGCTCTCACCGCACCGACCCTGGCGAACATCGACGTCGTATTGGATTTCACAACGCCCGATGCCGCGGTCGAAAACATCCGTGCCTGCCTCGCTCTCGGCGCACGCGTGGTCGTCGGAACGACCGGCTGGTACGCGCAATTGGGCGAAATGAAAGCTCTGGCCTTTCGCCGCGACGGTGCTCTGCTCTATGGTACGAACTACTCGATCGGCGTGCAAAAGCTCTTCAAGCTCACGGCCGAGCTCGCCAAGCTGCAGGGCTACACCTTTGACATTGCCGAGATACACCACACCACCAAGCTGGACTCTCCCTCAGGCACGGCAATCACTCTGAGAGAGATCATCCAAACGGCCCAGCCCGACGCGAAGGTGGAGATTACATCCAAACGCGAAGGCGATGCCACCGGCCTGCACACCGTCACGGCCCGCAGCGAAAACGACCTGGTCGAGTTGCGCCACGACTCATTCAGCCGCCGCGGTTTTGCCGAAGGCGCAGTGCTCGCGGCGGAGTGGCTTCACGATAAAAATGGCGTGTGGGAGTTCCGCGAAGTCGTCGACAAAATTCTGGGCGACAAGCTGTAG
- the lysC gene encoding lysine-sensitive aspartokinase 3, which translates to MSLVVMKFGGTSVEDATAINRTAGIVAGRVAAGKRPVVVVSAMSKVTDQLLACAAAASRGDRTGALAISSRLRSRHRDTAAALVKDPQSCGKLQSAIEREFDALDEILRGLAAILELTPRISDLIVSYGERLSSFMIAEAFKERDIDGVHIDSREVIITDSQFQKAIPLDALIEARCAEKVRPHLEAGRVPVMGGFIGSNEAGITTTLGRGGSDFTGALIGGALHAESIEIWTDVNGIMTTDPRICPDALRVKVISFEEAAELAYFGAKVLHPATILPAVRKNIPVLVLNSRNPTNEGTRIISLAPHCRSPFKCIAVKKKLTIIDVVASRMLMTHGYLKSIFDIFDKHQCPVDMVSTSEVSVSLTVDSNDKLPAIADDLSKLADVKYEGQKALVCMVGEDIRGQMGISAQVFTAIKHVNVRMISQGASEINMSFMIEEEDVEEAVRSLHSAFFQDPDPAIFDVEARQATAQPTIPTVPTTQAQ; encoded by the coding sequence ATGAGTTTGGTGGTTATGAAGTTTGGCGGTACGTCCGTCGAGGACGCAACCGCAATCAATCGCACCGCGGGAATCGTAGCCGGAAGAGTCGCCGCAGGGAAACGACCTGTCGTCGTCGTTAGCGCCATGTCCAAGGTCACCGACCAGTTATTGGCCTGTGCCGCCGCAGCCAGTCGCGGAGATCGTACCGGAGCACTGGCCATCAGCTCGCGCCTGCGCAGCCGTCATCGAGACACCGCTGCCGCCCTGGTCAAAGATCCTCAGAGTTGCGGCAAACTACAGAGCGCAATCGAACGTGAGTTCGACGCGCTCGACGAGATTCTTCGTGGCCTCGCCGCCATTCTCGAACTCACCCCGCGCATCTCCGACCTCATCGTCAGCTATGGCGAACGCCTCTCCAGCTTCATGATCGCCGAGGCATTCAAAGAGCGCGACATCGACGGAGTCCACATCGATTCCCGCGAAGTCATCATCACCGATTCGCAGTTCCAGAAAGCTATTCCGCTGGACGCGCTGATCGAGGCGCGCTGTGCGGAAAAAGTGCGGCCCCATCTTGAGGCTGGACGAGTTCCCGTGATGGGCGGCTTTATCGGCAGCAATGAAGCGGGGATTACAACCACCCTCGGTCGCGGCGGCTCGGACTTTACCGGCGCGCTGATCGGCGGCGCGCTTCATGCCGAATCCATCGAGATCTGGACCGACGTCAATGGCATCATGACCACTGACCCCCGAATCTGCCCCGACGCACTGCGGGTCAAGGTGATCAGCTTTGAAGAGGCTGCGGAGCTGGCCTACTTCGGCGCCAAGGTCCTGCATCCGGCAACCATCCTTCCCGCAGTCCGGAAGAACATTCCGGTGCTGGTGCTCAACTCGCGCAACCCTACCAACGAAGGCACGCGGATCATCTCACTGGCCCCGCATTGCCGCAGCCCGTTCAAGTGCATCGCAGTCAAAAAGAAGCTGACCATCATCGACGTGGTAGCCAGCCGTATGTTGATGACCCACGGCTATCTGAAATCCATCTTCGATATCTTCGACAAGCACCAGTGCCCTGTGGATATGGTCTCGACCAGCGAAGTCAGCGTTTCGCTCACCGTGGATTCAAACGACAAGCTGCCCGCCATTGCCGACGATCTAAGCAAACTCGCTGACGTGAAGTACGAGGGGCAAAAAGCCCTGGTCTGCATGGTTGGCGAAGATATTCGCGGCCAGATGGGTATCTCCGCGCAGGTCTTCACCGCCATCAAGCACGTCAACGTGCGCATGATTTCGCAGGGAGCCAGCGAGATCAACATGAGTTTCATGATTGAAGAAGAGGACGTGGAAGAAGCAGTGCGATCCTTGCACTCAGCCTTCTTTCAGGATCCCGACCCCGCGATTTTCGATGTCGAGGCTCGCCAGGCTACAGCGCAACCAACGATTCCAACCGTTCCAACAACTCAGGCGCAATAG
- the asd gene encoding aspartate-semialdehyde dehydrogenase produces MQNKLEIGILGATGMVGQRFIQLLENHPWFQITWLAASDRSSGKVYEDAAKWRLDTPCPERIAKMIISPADPAGAPKIIFAALDTDIARDLEPLFASAGCAVVSNSSAFRMHPNVPLVIPEVNAEHLHLIEDQTWRKQSGGYIVTNPNCSAIGLVMALKPIQERFGIEQIFVTTMQAVSGAGYPGVPSMDILGNVVPFIKNEEQKMEEETLKLLGHLKGDSIVPLAARMSAHCNRVPVEDGHTESVSIKLSRPATREELLSAWADFHPLQGQNLPTAPAQPVEWVAAEDRPQPRLDKNRGRGMAATVGRLRPCGLLDWKFTVLSHNTIRGAAGAAIVNAELLLSLGKLEPLAVAAAAQA; encoded by the coding sequence ATGCAAAACAAGCTAGAAATTGGCATATTAGGCGCGACCGGAATGGTCGGGCAGCGATTCATTCAGCTTCTGGAGAACCATCCCTGGTTCCAGATCACCTGGCTTGCGGCCAGCGACCGCTCCAGCGGCAAAGTGTATGAGGACGCGGCCAAATGGCGCCTCGATACTCCCTGTCCGGAGCGCATTGCAAAGATGATTATTTCGCCGGCTGACCCCGCCGGCGCTCCCAAAATCATCTTCGCCGCACTGGACACCGACATTGCTCGCGATCTGGAGCCGCTGTTCGCATCGGCTGGCTGCGCCGTCGTCTCGAACTCAAGCGCCTTCCGCATGCATCCCAATGTGCCGCTGGTGATTCCCGAGGTCAACGCCGAGCACCTGCACCTGATCGAAGATCAGACGTGGCGCAAGCAATCCGGCGGCTACATCGTGACCAATCCCAACTGCTCTGCAATCGGGCTGGTCATGGCGCTCAAGCCGATTCAGGAACGCTTTGGCATTGAACAGATCTTCGTCACCACCATGCAGGCGGTAAGCGGAGCAGGCTACCCCGGTGTGCCCTCGATGGACATCCTCGGCAACGTGGTTCCGTTCATCAAGAACGAAGAACAGAAGATGGAAGAAGAAACGCTCAAGCTCCTCGGCCACCTCAAAGGCGACTCCATCGTGCCCCTGGCGGCACGCATGAGCGCGCACTGCAACCGCGTTCCCGTCGAGGACGGCCACACGGAAAGCGTATCCATCAAGTTGAGCAGGCCCGCGACACGCGAAGAACTGCTGTCGGCATGGGCAGACTTCCATCCACTGCAAGGTCAGAATCTGCCTACCGCGCCCGCGCAACCAGTCGAGTGGGTCGCCGCGGAAGATCGTCCGCAGCCTCGCCTGGACAAAAATCGTGGTAGGGGAATGGCCGCAACCGTGGGCCGTCTGCGTCCCTGCGGATTGCTGGACTGGAAGTTCACTGTGCTCTCGCACAATACCATCCGCGGAGCAGCCGGGGCCGCTATCGTGAATGCTGAGCTGCTCTTGAGTCTTGGCAAGTTGGAGCCTCTGGCCGTTGCCGCTGCGGCACAGGCATAG
- a CDS encoding cytoplasmic protein, with amino-acid sequence MRHPDLDAAHKHSSRHRAEVEASTVCGCFYCLSTFPPTAITGWIDDGQTALCPRCPVDAVLGSASGLPITSDFLERMHNRWF; translated from the coding sequence ATGAGACACCCAGACCTTGATGCCGCTCACAAGCATTCGAGTCGTCACCGAGCCGAAGTGGAGGCAAGCACAGTCTGCGGCTGCTTCTATTGCCTGAGCACGTTTCCTCCGACGGCCATCACTGGCTGGATCGATGATGGGCAGACGGCACTTTGCCCCAGATGCCCGGTTGATGCTGTGCTTGGCTCAGCATCGGGCTTGCCGATCACGAGTGACTTCCTAGAGCGTATGCACAATCGCTGGTTCTGA